A single Malaclemys terrapin pileata isolate rMalTer1 chromosome 3, rMalTer1.hap1, whole genome shotgun sequence DNA region contains:
- the LOC128834184 gene encoding transmembrane protein 121-like: protein MVPPPPVNKPHVCLSTVLIMSSLVLMDAYLVEQNQGSRKLGICIMVSVGDICFLLVLRYMAVWVGAEVRTAKRGYAMILWFLYVFVLEIKVYFVYQNYKADRKSLDLLARKALTLLLSICIPALYVLLVATEHMDYVRTFKKKEDLRNRLFWVVIDMLDVLDIQANLWEPQKKGLPLWAEGLMFFYCYILLLTLPCVSLCEISMQGFSIVPHRMMLYPILSLLTVNIATLFIRGSNMVFFRDARVSGIFMGKNVLAIVLKLCMFVQYRKQLRHGPVEFSAAPQHSAVPQPQPALQLLKSQNQTPGPEALGRENT, encoded by the coding sequence ATGGTTCCCCCACCGCCCGTCAACAAGCCCCATGTCTGCCTCTCCACCGTCCTCATTATGAGCAGCTTGGTGCTGATGGATGCCTACCTGGTGGAGCAGAACCAGGGCTCCAGGAAACTGGGCATCTGCATCATGGTCTCGGTGGGCGACATCTGCTTCCTGCTGGTGCTCCGGTACATGGCGGTCTGGGTCGGGGCCGAGGTGAGGACAGCCAAGCGCGGCTATGCCATGATCCTCTGGTTCCTTTACGTCTTCGTGTTGGAGATCAAGGTCTACTTTGTCTACCAGAACTACAAGGCTGACCGGAAGAGCCTGGACCTTCTGGCACGCAAAGCCCTGACCCTGCTGCTGTCCATCTGCATCCCTGCCCTCTACGTGCTGCTGGTGGCCACCGAGCACATGGACTACGTCCGGACATTCAAGAAGAAGGAGGACCTCCGCAACCGCCTCTTCTGGGTTGTTATTGACATGCTGGACGTGCTGGACATCCAGGCCAACCTGTGGGAGCCCCAGAAGAAAGGGCTGCCCCTCTGGGCCGAGGGCCTGATGTTCTTCTACTGCTACATTTTGCTCTTGACTCTCCCTTGCGTGTCCCTGTGCGAGATCAGCATGCAAGGGTTCAGCATCGTGCCGCACCGGATGATGCTCTACCCCATTCTGAGCCTGCTCACCGTCAACATCGCCACCCTCTTCATCAGGGGGAGCAACATGGTCTTCTTCCGGGACGCCCGGGTCTCGGGCATCTTCATGGGCAAGAACGTGCTGGCCATTGTGCTGAAGCTCTGTATGTTTGTGCAGTACCGGAAGCAGCTGCGCCACGGGCCGGTGGAGTTCAGCGCCGCACCCCAGCACAGCGccgtgccccagccccagcctgccctgcagcTGCTGAAATCCCAGAACCAGACGCCTGGCCCCGAGGCCCTGGGCCGGGAGAACACGTGA
- the RRP36 gene encoding ribosomal RNA processing protein 36 homolog: MMWPRQDRPGNSPRKNVSSFGKGVSRGMHGKRKVPATETVEESAQDTILDAKLVTAQKQPLESSSGIAGISGECNHDAKKPRLLQGESATDQGAVSEDSEDSDGNSDYSDLEDDDDDKTGSGTSGSSDEEPCAGGKDISKCKTTPESDTKRELSLMSFEELLQLRNSVGTKAYQQMTSGKKPLNHTKPRTKQRPSKQGPLEISAKKPVPFLRQVVSVKKTVQRDPRFDDLSGEYNPEIFEKTYSFLNGLKKREKEIVQKQLKKSQNVEQQEKLQQLLKRMTQQEEAQKERQRQREKELALKRAQREQAQLGRKPFYLKKSEKWKLELAEKYKVLKGSGKLESFLSKKRKRNAIKDKRRLPFRKNM; this comes from the exons ATGATGTGGCCACGCCAGGACAGGCCTGGGAACAGCCCCAGAAAGAATGTTTCCTCCTTTGGAAAAGGAGTATCTCGGGGAATGCATGGCAAAAGGAAAGTACCAGCCACAGAGACTGTGGAAGAAAGTGCTCAAGACACCATCCTTGATGCTAAGCTTGTCACTGCTCAGAAGCAACCGCTGGAGAGTTCAAGTGGCATAGCAGGCATTTCTGGGGAGTGCAATCATGATGCTAAAAAGCCTCGGCTCCTGCAAGGAGAGAGTGCCACTGACCAGGGAGCTGTCAGTGAGGACTCCGAGGACAGCGATGGCAATAGCGATTACagtgatctggaggatgatgatgatgacaagaCAGGTAGCGGAACCTCTGGCAGCAGTGATGAAGAGCCATGTGCTGGGGGAAAAGACATCTCAAAATGCAAAACTACCCCAGAGAGTGATACGAAGAGAG AACTATCCTTAATGTCTTTCGAGGAACTGCTGCAGCTGCGGAACAGTGTTGGAACCAAAGCGTATCAGCAGATGACTAGTGGGAAGAAGCCATTGAACCATACAAAACCTAGGACAAAGCAACGGCCCAGCAAACAGGG GCCACTGGAGATTTCTGCCAAGAAACCGGTCCCCTTTCTACGACAAGTGGTCTCTGTTAAAAAGACG gtgcagagagaccCACGCTTTGATGACCTGTCTGGGGAATACAACCCAGAAATATTTGAGAAGACGTACAGTTTCCTGAACGGTCTCAAGAAGAGGGAAAAAGAG ATAGTTCAGAAGCAGCTGAAGAAAAGCCAGAATGTGGAGCAGCAGGAGAAACTGCAGCAGCTCCTCAAGCGCATG ACACAACAGGAGGAGGCTCAGAAGGAAcggcagaggcagagagagaaggagcTGGCCTTGAAGAGAGCACAGAGGGAGCAGGCCCAGCTGGGAAGGAAGCCCTTCTACCTAAAGAAAT CTGAGAAGTGGAAATTGGAGCTGGCTGAGAAGTACAAAGTGCTGAAGGGGAGCGGGAAGCTAGAGAGCTTCCTAagcaagaagaggaagaggaacgCCATTAAGGACAAGCGCAGACTGCCCTTCCGGAAGAACATGTGA